From Gimesia panareensis, the proteins below share one genomic window:
- a CDS encoding carboxypeptidase-like regulatory domain-containing protein, which translates to MMTKHTFSLIFTLSLSLLLTACGGAPADQPKLGTVSGVVTMDGAPLAKVNVRFYPESGRASAAITDDSGNYELVYIRDEMGAMLGKHSVKISTLDEANDPFGNQGSETVPEKYNKKTTLEATVAEGDNTINFDLESK; encoded by the coding sequence ATGATGACAAAACACACATTTTCTCTGATCTTCACTCTATCCCTTTCCCTGCTGCTGACCGCCTGTGGCGGTGCTCCTGCCGACCAGCCGAAACTGGGCACGGTTTCCGGTGTCGTGACGATGGACGGCGCGCCGCTGGCCAAAGTCAACGTCCGGTTCTACCCCGAGTCGGGCCGTGCCTCGGCAGCGATCACGGATGATTCCGGCAACTACGAACTGGTTTACATTCGTGACGAAATGGGCGCCATGCTCGGCAAGCACAGCGTCAAGATTTCAACCCTCGACGAAGCCAACGATCCCTTCGGCAACCAGGGGAGTGAAACAGTTCCCGAAAAATACAACAAGAAAACCACGCTGGAAGCCACCGTCGCAGAAGGGGATAATACGATCAACTTCGACCTGGAATCGAAGTAG
- a CDS encoding DUF1559 domain-containing protein → MKRNRGVICGIRFRGFTLIELLVVIAIIAILIALLLPAVQQAREAARRSTCKNNLKQMGVAFHNYHDTHRTFPPGWIDGNQTVGDASEAANKNGLGWGTMILPFMDQTPLYNQIGTETNGFTMNWHIGYSGSSIPSAKTIIPMYNCPSDPMGGINTDKGSYGKSNYATERIVMGVNKKLQIRDFRDGTTNTILVGEVRTQDETGSTGSCGGVACDEFGGKLWIGARTASWGWERGLQAEDVYFIGYNAPDDFINGGARSVADRFALSSPHVGGVHIMLADGSVRFLSENIDVNTYVWLNNEKDGHVLGEF, encoded by the coding sequence ATGAAGAGGAACAGAGGCGTGATCTGCGGTATTCGATTCCGCGGTTTCACCTTAATTGAGCTCCTGGTCGTTATTGCCATTATTGCTATTTTGATCGCCCTGCTGCTGCCGGCAGTGCAACAGGCGCGAGAAGCGGCCCGCCGCAGTACCTGCAAAAATAATCTGAAGCAGATGGGGGTCGCGTTTCACAATTACCATGACACACACCGTACCTTTCCTCCCGGCTGGATCGACGGTAACCAGACAGTCGGCGATGCTTCCGAAGCCGCCAACAAAAACGGACTGGGCTGGGGCACGATGATTCTGCCCTTCATGGACCAGACTCCGCTTTACAATCAGATCGGCACTGAGACCAACGGTTTCACGATGAACTGGCACATCGGTTATTCGGGGTCTTCGATCCCTTCCGCCAAGACGATCATCCCGATGTACAACTGCCCTTCCGATCCGATGGGAGGCATCAACACCGACAAGGGAAGTTATGGCAAGTCCAATTACGCGACCGAGCGGATTGTGATGGGCGTCAACAAAAAGTTACAGATCCGCGATTTCAGAGACGGCACCACGAACACCATTCTGGTGGGTGAAGTGAGGACCCAGGACGAGACCGGCTCAACCGGAAGCTGTGGTGGCGTCGCCTGTGATGAATTCGGGGGTAAACTCTGGATCGGTGCCCGGACTGCTTCCTGGGGCTGGGAACGGGGACTGCAGGCCGAAGACGTGTACTTCATCGGCTACAACGCACCGGATGACTTCATCAATGGTGGTGCCCGTTCTGTCGCAGACCGGTTCGCGCTGTCGAGCCCGCACGTAGGCGGCGTGCATATCATGCTGGCCGACGGTTCGGTACGCTTCCTGTCGGAGAATATCGACGTCAACACCTATGTGTGGCTGAACAACGAGAAGGACGGACACGTCCTGGGCGAGTTCTAA